A stretch of the Corylus avellana chromosome ca6, CavTom2PMs-1.0 genome encodes the following:
- the LOC132185627 gene encoding ankyrin repeat-containing protein ITN1-like: MDRRLVEEEKMIAELYEASRNGCVSTLTTLIQRDVRILDRVSLTSFSETPLHLAALHGHLEISRLILSKKPTLAKEVDSLGRTPLHLASAEGHTEIVKALLQANTTVCLAFDQHERIPLHFAVMRGRIEIIEDLIRAQPESIRKNLNGESVLHLCVQYNHQDALERLVKLADCDELLNSKDHDGNSLLHLAVMLKQMKAIKYLLSIPAIKRDAKATNKLGYTASDVLDACDVCSRDFKYFEIQKILNEAGVRRSKGLNSSLPPTPSSTSVDGAQQSQSGFKTWWGCVLSSLGKRLKRQGNWMEETRGTLMLVATVMATMAFQAGISPPGGVWQQNISNSTEGFTCSNQTVCETGKAVLSYSDPDDTYILFLYFNSTSFFASLGVILLVITGFPVRSNFFIWLLTSAMLTSVVSTALTYSVAVSLVTSKDLRERFASWGSKLVYVWYGLVAIAIVIHIIRLLHWMVKKLIQIIRLLYWMVKKLIDIILQLISWMLKMFCNFIHKLTRSATEDRANV, encoded by the exons ATGGATAGAAGGCTtgttgaagaagagaaaatgattgCAGAACTCTATGAAGCCTCACGGAATGGGTGTGTAAGCACCTTGACCACTTTGATCCAAAGGGATGTTCGCATTCTCGATAGAGTTTCACTCACATCCTTTAGTGAGACCCCCTTACACTTAGCCGCTTTGCATGGCCACCTTGAAATTAGTAGACTTATTCTTAGCAAGAAACCTACACTTGCAAAAGAGGTGGACTCGCTAGGACGAACCCCGCTTCATCTGGCTTCTGCTGAGGGTCACACTGAGATAGTAAAAGCATTGTTGCAAGCAAATACAACTGTTTGCTTAGCTTTTGATCAGCATGAGAGAATTCCTCTCCACTTTGCTGTAATGAGAGGGCGAATAGAGATTATAGAAGACTTAATTAGAGCTCAACCAGAGTCCATAAGGAAGAATCTCAATGGTGAGAGTGTATTGCACTTGTGTGTTCAATATAATCACCAGGATGCTCTAGAACGGCTAGTGAAGTTGGCTGATTGCGATGAACTCCTCAATTCCAAAGACCATGATGGCAACTCCTTATTGCATTTAGCTGTGATGCTCAAGCAAATGAAG GCCATAAAATATCTACTTTCAATACCTGCAATTAAAAGAGATGCTAAAGCCACAAACAAGCTTGGCTACACAGCTTCAGATGTCTTAGATGCCTGTGATGTCTGTTCAAgagattttaaatattttgaaatccAAAAAATTCTAAACGAAGCTGGCGTGAGAAGATCAAAGGGTCTAAATTCTTCCCTACCACCGACACCGAGTAGTACTAGTGTTGATGGAGCACAACAATCTCAATCAGGGTTTAAGACATGGTGGGGGTGTGTTCTTTCGTCATTAGGTAAACGCTTGAAGCGCCAGGGAAATTGGATGGAGGAAACACGTGGCACATTGATGCTAGTGGCTACTGTGATGGCAACCATGGCTTTTCAAGCTGGGATCAGCCCACCAGGTGGCGTTTGGCAACAAAATATATCCAACTCCACGGAGGGTTTCACCTGTAGCAACCAAACTGTATGTGAAACAGGCAAAGCAGTTTTATCATATTCTGATCCAGATGATACATACATATTGTTCTTATATTTCAATAGCACCTCGTTCTTTGCATCTTTGGGCGTCATACTTTTGGTTATTACTGGATTTCCTGTTAGGAGCAACTTTTTTATATGGCTTTTGACATCAGCCATGCTTACCTCAGTCGTGTCCACGGCACTTACCTATTCAGTGGCAGTGAGTCTTGTAACCTCAAAAGACCTTCGTGAAAGATTTGCTTCATGGGGCTCGAAATTAGTATATGTTTGGTACGGATTGGTTGCGATTGCTATTGTGATTCACATAATTCGCCTACTGCATTGGATGGTGAAGAAGTTGATTCAAATAATTCGCCTACTCTATTGGATGGTGAAGAAGTTGATTGACATAATTCTCCAACTGATCTCTTGGATGTTGAAGATGTTCTGTAATTTCATACACAAGTTAACAAGGAGTGCAACAGAAGACCGAGCTAATGTCTAA